In a genomic window of Peptoclostridium acidaminophilum DSM 3953:
- a CDS encoding ABC transporter ATP-binding protein, with amino-acid sequence MIKLEGVSKVYETEKIRVDALKDINLNIEDGEFVAIMGPSGSGKSTLMNIIGCLDRPSAGSYMLDGVDVSELSENKLAHIRNKSIGFVFQSFNLLARTSALKNVELPMVYAGEKRAPMRQKALELLAKVGLSDRADHVPSELSGGQRQRVAIARALANDPSIILADEPTGNLDTRSGDEIMELFTKLNDEGKTIIIVTHEMEIARYCRRAISFRDGEIVKDVPVAKE; translated from the coding sequence ATGATAAAGCTCGAAGGCGTAAGCAAGGTGTACGAGACTGAAAAAATACGTGTAGATGCGCTAAAGGACATCAATCTTAATATTGAGGACGGCGAGTTCGTAGCGATAATGGGACCTTCGGGTTCCGGAAAGTCCACGCTGATGAATATCATAGGCTGCCTCGACAGGCCAAGCGCCGGGAGCTACATGCTCGACGGCGTGGATGTAAGCGAGCTTTCGGAAAACAAGCTTGCGCACATAAGGAACAAGAGCATAGGCTTTGTGTTCCAATCGTTCAATCTGCTTGCCAGGACATCGGCGCTCAAGAACGTGGAGCTCCCTATGGTTTATGCGGGTGAAAAGAGGGCGCCAATGAGGCAAAAGGCACTCGAGCTGCTTGCAAAGGTAGGGCTTTCAGACAGGGCCGACCACGTGCCAAGCGAGCTTTCCGGAGGTCAGAGGCAGAGGGTAGCCATAGCCAGAGCTCTTGCAAACGATCCATCCATAATACTCGCTGACGAGCCGACGGGCAATCTCGATACGAGGTCTGGAGACGAGATTATGGAGCTGTTCACAAAGCTGAACGATGAGGGCAAGACAATAATAATAGTTACACACGAGATGGAGATAGCGCGCTACTGCAGGAGAGCCATAAGTTTCAGGGACGGCGAGATAGTGAAAGACGTGCCTGTTGCTAAGGAGTGA